ataaaatattccatgCTGTTCTCTTGATTGTATTATTGGACGCACCCACATACTACGGAGTCTTTTAGGCCTACGCTTGCTAATAGTAGAAGAAGCAGTGTTCCTTCATCGAAATCCATCTTGTAAATGTGATGAGATGTGAGTTACATCAGTATTATTTGGCGCTCTAACACAACTGCTCCAAGCAGTCGTAGACGACTGCATTATACTGTCGCAGTCGTGTACGACATCAACGCAACCGCTGTACAGCAGTCGGTCTCGACTGCAACATGCGGACGTCTATGGCCAGCGTTAAGACccaaaaattaattgcatAGCATGCTCAGGTCTAAAACTCATCAAAAACATTTGCAATCTTAGGGCAGGATTCCCTGGatgtaataaaacacatattcaataataatatttatttcacagaAAACTCAGATGTCGGGAAGACAGAGCCCTCGGCGTAACTTAactatactaaattatttcactaatataaatttattgtgcgatttacatttatatataaagcgtTTCTTCTCACTGGCATATTTCGATTCGTATAATTTTGTACTACCTTTCATAAAACAAGTTAACCTATAGCAGAAGAGTTTATCTACAAGGATTTGAAGCATTTTGAATGCAAGGTCTACTGTATTAGCACCTTCCGGAATAAATAACGTCGTGACAAAATGCGCTTTTGAAACTAGCCGCAGTcgagtgaaaaaaaaaactttttggatacaattttaaataattatctcaATATTCACATCGCTAATTCTTAGGATTCCGATATCGAAATTATAATCGTTGTCTATTGAGTTGACAGAcccaaacaaatatttactataatcgTGAGTGAAGacaatttttcatacaattgTGAGTCAAGAATCGGTTTACTAATGCGAATATTTGTGACCTAGAAATCTTTGTCAAaagtagtaattattattacagagATAAGTACTCCTGTagcacatttttttaagtataaatgACACTTAGCGAGGCTAATGTGAATCTAACCCCTAAAGTCGTTATTCAGGGCattatgttatacatatatttaatcgaAAGATGTCGTTACTAAtgattatgattaaaattgtaattcctttaaaagtataataaataaaactaattgaaACTAAGATTCAAAAGCGCATTTGTTAAGTTTACGAAAAATTACAAAGCAAACTTAAAGCTAATCTCAACccagaaaataaaaactatctgCTCGGCagtatattcaaatatattctgGAGTTTTTCGGACacgtataatatatacttacaatattatatacaacggAAAATTGCGAGAGTTTACTATGCTGGATAATGAATTTGTACAGCCCCACCAACTATGTACAATGCTGGAAATTGTACTTAAACGTATATCCAACTGTTTAGTAATTCCGTAATGTATTGATAAATGTCTCATGTCATAAATGATTGCTTTCATTAACAACTACAGACTTTTGCGCATGACGATGATATTTGGTTTAAATGCAGGGCCTGATTAACCCTAGGACACGACGAACTAGGGAGGGGGGGGCGCTGATATCGCGTCTTCGCTAGATCCTATGCATCATCCCCTACATATTTCAACTACACCGAGACAAAACACTAAAAGCACTGTGAACTGGATCTACAAGCTGGATCTACTGGGACGGTTCAAAAACTGCAGCTGCAAAGGTCTTTTTCAGCACGAAAAGAGTTAAAAGTTACTTCCACTCCACACTCCACCAGTAATAACTTACAGCGCCCTCgctaattgtgattttttagaaactatcaaatttgaaaaaaaataaaaataagaggGCGCATCCCGATAAATAGCGACGGTCAGAGCTCGCAATCAGTCTCTGTTTACATTTTGAGATGGTTTCTCAATTTTCCAAGAAGTGTCTATTGCTTACAAAGAAAACGTTTCTTGGATAAACCTGCAGATTCTGAAACTAAAATACCGAATTTCTTTAcgtaatttaagaataaaaatatttacttaacaacACTACTAAACATAACTTTAAAGGAACATGTTGGTAAGGctgtagaaatattaatttgccttaaatttctgttttgtatattgtctatatatatttttgtaatgattgTGAATGTTAATTGTAAGTACACAAATCGGTGTACTTAAAAGGCAAAGCTTATAATAGGGCGTatgttaccatggtaacgatATAATCGCGGAAGAAACATTGTAACCATAGTAACCAATATCACTCAAGTAAGAAAAAGACGAAAATACAGAACTATTCGTCTCTTTCATAGAGGGCGCTAATGTAAAATAgcttatagatattttaaggttataaattaagcatttttattttattttattgcaacatagctacttatttaaaactattttttggCCGGAATCCTCATAGTCAGATTgtagtttattttgataaatatcatAAGAATTGTAAgtgcaatattaatattacgaccgaaatgacaattgacatgcTTATTCTAATTGTGGCCAAACTTAAGATTTTGGACCATAGACCTTTGCGTTCTTTTTCGTTATCACGTATAATCTACTTCGTACGACGAAAGTAATATGTATTAGCAAAATGCGATGATGACCGACAAAGCCATATTGTCAATTGTCCAAATCGCCgctaatcttttatttttatccaaCCAAAGCTTACGATACGACGcaggttatttatatattattaattttaattaacaaaatttgaattaataaacctATTGTACATAATTGGCAAAATACACAAACTCATTAGCAAATGTGGCTTACTGCAAAATTGCTTTTCCAGTCTTAaaactaacataataaattctttCTGGACCATACATTATTCGTAACtaccttaaataaaagttaagcACACATTACAACTGGGAAATTAttgtctaatttttttttcattctatTAGTCCATTGAAAATTAGATACAATCGAAACGATatgtatttatcattattttctactcttcacttaaaatattgttttcccAAACAGGCATTTACTTACTTGTACTTATCTAATGTTTAACTGCGAAAGGCAACcatatctatatttacattGAACTTAAATACAAACCCTCTGATTTCAACAAAGCCATTTAAATCACAATCATCAGTCTCAGAAGATTCAGGAAGTTCATGTTGGCACCACTAGATAGCGCTGATTTCAGTTGCAGATTCTAACAGCACTGAAAGCTAATTAAGTGAAGGGAAATGAACGCCTGCTTTTATGGTTTATCTTAAAATGTAGTGCTTTAAAGGGTGCGAATGTatgaaatagttaaaatttaatactacattaattaatgttatcatTCGTTTATCTTAAAAAGATCACGTCGCTGTCAAATTGAACTGCTGTGATACTTTGTATCGCATTCCAaaacagcgccatctagtgaCAACCAACAATAACCACCATTATTCGTTACTGACACATCATTTTTCAAAGTTCCTACAGTTAAAATCTGGTCCGCTCGATTCCTTTACCGATCTTCTTGTTACACCATTATCAGATTTTACTCCAATCTTATCATAAGGCACCTTTGTACCATTAATAGCCATcttcgtatttttaattttattatgaccGTTCATTTTGTTGTGGCCATTTTGAATGCTTTCCTTTGCATCTTTCTTATAACTTTTCGAGTAAAAATTCACGAAAAGCAGCAAAAATACTATGACGTTGAAAGATATGAAATATGTGAAGCCGGCTGCGTATTGACATTGCGGTGAGAAGTAGGTCCAGATGCAATACACAAGCATTAATACGAACTGGCTCTGAAATCGAAAATTGCAGTTTTAGTCCCATCGAAATCTTAATACAAAACTTAacttgataataataacataaaactagTGAAAAATGACCATAGGCTTAATCGTCACTATTTTACTCAACTATATGAGAAATAACTGGCAAAATCTATCGCCAACCTTGTAATGTATCTGGTTTCTACGATAGTTgcgattaatattttaataatcaaaaacagCGGTATTAAAATCTGCCAATTATTAAGTTCATTATtggtttcaatatttaaatctatattgtGAGATCTCTGTCTCagacatgtaaaaaaatgatagctgtcTGAATTCTAAAGCTTTGGTCTGGTGATCATGACGCACAACGATGCGGTATACGCCGCAACGCAGCGTCACGACGCAGCATTTAGCGTCCCTGCAGAGAGGTGGTCAATTGATGTTGCCGCAGCTACGAAAAATTCCATATTGACTCAGTGAGGCACACCCGTGACGCGTTGAACCGAGAATGACGCCGCGCTGTGCGGCAGTACACCTCCCCACTTCCCCGCGCTTGCCCCTCGCTGCTGATGCATACTGCGACGGAACAAGAGAACAGTCTCGACGTTTTTCATAATATGATTGAGTGTCCGACAACGCATACCGAATACCGCAGCGTTGTGCGTCATCATCACCAGACCAAAGcttaaggaattaaaaaacagaGTAAAGGTTacggaatttatttaaattatttaaaaattaatttattcgcACGTATGGTAAAATCCACGTTTTTTGACGTTTGGATATGATACTTAGTGCTCTTCGATTCAACCCCTTAAAAAACTATGGCTGTGAAAAATCTCCAAAGCAAACTTTAAACTCACCAGTTGCATTTTGGTCACATACTTCTTCCACCACAGATACTTCTGGAACTTTGGACCCAAACCAGATAGGAAATAGTATGAATACATGACGATGTGGACGGCAGAGTTGAGAAGTGCCAAGACGGCCCCTTCACCTCCCGCAGCGAATTTGAGATAGCTCCATGAATAGAGAGCCATCACAACGTGGTGGTATACATGGAGGAATGTCACCTGATGGGGCAATcgaaatcaaattatatatcacACTTAATATCTAAAGAACTGATTGATTTTACGTGCTTTTAACACTCACTCGTACGCCAAAGAACTTTatcctattaaaataatgtacaagaaaacagatacataaatattgaGGTTTATTTCTACAAAAACAGGAAAACGACATTtcaaagaaacaattattgtggatacttaaaaaagaaagtaattttatttgatgacTTTATGGGTCATTTACTAAAGTTTTCCAAgcttagaaataattatttctgttgCGCCTCTGATAGCAGTGATGACTTTCTTTGTTCCattactctctctctctctctttagttGGCAAGGCATCATCTGGAGCGGACTTTCCTTTGACTTTTTATTAGAGATATTTATCTTATGACTGCTCGTATTGAATACCAAATGTTTTCATAACTCAAAAAAAATCACCTGTTTATCTTTCTTCCTCAAAACGAAGAAAACGGTGTCCAAAAGTTCTGTGAATTTAGCGAAAAAATACCACCAGCCCAAGTCCAAGAGCTGAAACAAAATGAGTACCAtcgagatttaaataaaaatcacatcaTTTACTCTTTACTCTATGTTTacaggaaataaaaatagttgtgAGAATATTTGAAGATGGGTGAATGTTTTAAGGAATAAATGAGGggtagttattaaattattaatatgtttacagagcgatttttaaaaaaataatagcctTTAGTTACTATAAaggatgaaattttaaatacatgattttttagAAGACTGCTGCAACGGACCATAGTCCCCTGATGTTTAGTCATATAACGTAAAAACTTCCACATTAATTTAGAAGCTATCAGTCTGACAGCGCAAAGCTACACGCTAGTTCTCGACGACTATGAATTCTTCTGTCGATATTCTTCTGAACTGTTTACTTCATTCATGTGggtataaagatatttaaaaaaacaactcaCCAAAGGATTTTGAGTATTCGACGGATAGCGACACCCTGCATAGACAATCCCATCTTTAAAAAGGTTCAACTTGAACACCTGCAATGGTAAATATGTTAGGTTTAATCTTTATCAGTGCGAGATGTATGCGGCGTACCAGCAGGCTGAGTAGAGGAGCCTAAAGTGGCAGATTTTTGGGGCGGCAAATTAAGGAACCAATAATTTTTGCTACCTCGtagaattcaaatatatttgactTATTCTGACGTTTTACAGATAGTCTGCAACAAATTTTGTCGATGAAATTCCCATCTCCCTTGTCACACGGCGTATTCATCTTCATTCATtcaatatcctatcattaatagttaaggtactttccctccgtgtggcatcgccgtgggacgccctgtatattCGGTCTAACtatactgtaaaaatattatgttaaactatattgtaaaaatcatCAAGGACATGACAATTATGGAGGCATGGGCGGCAACTACTTCATAGCttcaaaatttgtaaataccctgtttttgttttgactTAAATCAGGCTTTGTTTTGAACTACCTTAATTGAGAGAACTGCCTTTTATTctactatatataattgtcGGGATCGGTTTCGCTACTGTAAGTAGCAGAGTACAGGGGACTGGTACTCCTCAGAGTTGGTGCTGGATTGCTGGCGCTAAGTTAGTCACGTTAAGGTgacgaatataaaaatatatgttaaactatttcaaattgtaaaattgtattcgCAAAGTTGTATGAAAAACAGTCTCcacacaaattataaaaattttttgcAAATTGGGTCGAATTGCAAGGcaacataaattatgaaatcttttatttaccaTTTTTCTTTGTACTTAATTTCTGGGATAAGACGTATGGATTTTATTggaatattttgtacataattggAGACAGAATCGCAGGTTTGAAAGCATTCAATATAACATATTCTTACCTTAATACATAGCACAGTGGCAAGTACTACTTGACCAGCGTTATAGTAGCTAACTATCGTGGTAAGTTGCAATGGAGTGCGGTTTTTCATCAGTCGAGTTCCAATTTTGAGGAAGAACAGGTATGATACGACCACTGCCAAGATTGGCATTGGACTGGACATCATAAACCATGAGTCTACTAGCGTACCTGAAAAACAAGtgttatcatttaatattaaattaatttatttctatacacatcttttttaaattaataaattataaacatttgttattttttgttgtaataataGTTGATCAATAATCCACATACTTTTTctaaagattataaataaaggcaagcgtaagaagtgaaaaaaaatacgtatttatagaatggaacaaaacaaagcaattaatacatgtaaatagtgaaaagaataaaaaaaaaaatggacgGCTATCGTACACAAACATGACAGTCTATAttacatttagggcctgtttcacaatgtccggataagttccaaataagctatttattacttattggtaggataaacagtatttttgcgtttcacgactgtcagatagcgctatacgtcatgaaatgcgaagtatattattcggaacttttatctttcgaattatttatgtgttgcatagctatttggcactttatccatacatcgtgaaacaggcccttaatacgCCGTGCCAGCTGTCTACTCTTCATCCGTCTTACGATTTTTCGATCAGGTCACGTGTTCTGACGCGAGTTTAACATGTTTTACCCATTCCAAAAAAGTGTACAACGCCGTTAAAGAAGAtttacgtcaaaaaaaaataaacctgaatcaactcaaaaataatacttatttacagCATGGCATTTTAGCTGGTATGTCCAAATAaggtgatttttataaaattacctgAAACTCTTTAGCTATccatttatctttttaaagtacatacctacatttttaaatcacaataCCCTCATACGCTTAACAAATAGGCCGCTCTCCGGTCGAATCAGGAAAACTAATAAGCTAAGTAAGCGGGGAATGTTGCTTGTTCACGctggttatatatataaaaaaccatACCAACGTATTAAGAAGATCTAggtatttagaaaatttaatttttttttaattactaatacttttaattaaataaatacgtacaTCTATTTTTCCTCCTATTGTTATGTTACAAGTGAACTATTGCCTAATAGCttcctatttaattaaaaatgtcaaagATCAAGGGAGTTGCTATGAGCTAAGAATTAACATTGCTTCTGGTAATTGCTcgataatgaaaaaaatatattgtttttttattaaaaacagccGCGGCATATTAATTaggaattaatgtttattgtcATTTTAGATGTTTACTATAGACCTAGTTGGGAGtcaaaaaatttgataaaattttagcCGCGAGTTATGTTACCTAACATtagttgaattaataatatattcattaactAGCAAACCCGGCGAACTCCCTTTTGCCACCAGATGGCTTCGTTTTATGTAACATTTCGTTTGGTGATTAAAAGAAgaagaacaatttttttttgttttaactttgataaggaaaaattttatttcatttcacaaCAGTATGAAATCATTTCGATTactaaaatgaaatgttatttAGTTTCACCTGCGTACTTTCCGTTAATAATGGTTGCCTCAATCAAATTCGGCATACATCTTAAAACCGAAACTCAAGTACCGTTGCAATATCATAATATCTGTACCAACTTTGAGTTACAAGTTATGTGGTGTAAATCCTGGTAACTCCAGAGATTTCAAAATCTCCGTTGGATAATTTACTATATCATCGGGATTTGTTATGGAATCAACGGAATTGTATGTCACCAAATCGCCAGCAATTTTTGATTGAATGGTGAAATTCAGTGGGTGTACGTCATTATTCTTTGCggcaagaattgctcgttgaCAACCAAGCATAATTCTGATAATTCTCactaatgtatattaattaataaacaaacttaaaacaatCATCGCACACTTGCAAGCCAAGAgccttttagtttttaccacactcacaaattgtaatttaacattctcgtAGTTTCTGATAATGTCCAATAACATAATGTGTCACTTAGATTTACGCATTCTGTAATAAGTTAAGTAAGTTTTTTCTTATACCtatgtatactatatatactatatatattactacacGCAAAAATCAACTTGGCACCTGCGTGGAAAGTGCTTCCGATCTCGCCCTTGACGCGACAGTACGatcagtaaaataaatagtatgttatcattttattaaaaaataaactaattttttatttatttttattaaccgataaagatataagatagaagtaactgttataaaaaaatatacctcaTTGATAAacattgatattataaataatccatAGATATCTACTATCGCGAGTGTCgagaattgaatttttt
This DNA window, taken from Pieris rapae chromosome 16, ilPieRapa1.1, whole genome shotgun sequence, encodes the following:
- the LOC111002978 gene encoding elongation of very long chain fatty acids protein 7-like; amino-acid sequence: MNFIGKIDRYLDSLKVGKSTLVDSWFMMSSPMPILAVVVSYLFFLKIGTRLMKNRTPLQLTTIVSYYNAGQVVLATVLCIKVFKLNLFKDGIVYAGCRYPSNTQNPLLLDLGWWYFFAKFTELLDTVFFVLRKKDKQVTFLHVYHHVVMALYSWSYLKFAAGGEGAVLALLNSAVHIVMYSYYFLSGLGPKFQKYLWWKKYVTKMQLSQFVLMLVYCIWTYFSPQCQYAAGFTYFISFNVIVFLLLFVNFYSKSYKKDAKESIQNGHNKMNGHNKIKNTKMAINGTKVPYDKIGVKSDNGVTRRSVKESSGPDFNCRNFEK